DNA sequence from the Syngnathus acus chromosome 5, fSynAcu1.2, whole genome shotgun sequence genome:
AAAAATCTTAATCATTAATTCCCAAATGGAGATTATTACCATCTCAGCAAAAATGCAGCCCAGACTCCAGATATCGACAGCCGTGGAGTAAAACTTGCAGCCCAGCAGAATCTCCGGTGCTCTGTACCACAATGTTACCACCTGGGCAAAAAGACAGAACATTTTGGtatacaaaaacatgcagacaAAAGTCGGACTTCCTCATTTACctcgtgtgtgtacgtgcgcaCGGGCACGCCGAACGCTCTCGCCAGACCGAAGTCAGCCAGCTTGATCTCCCCCTGAGCGTTGATGAGCAGGTTCTGAGGCTTAAGGTCGCGATGGAGGACCCTGTGGGAATGGCAGAAGGCCAAACCTTGCAGCAGCTGGAAAAGATAACTCTGCAGACGTAAAGGAAATTTACGTTAATGTCTTTTATTCATAACCAGGACAGTAAATAAATTGACTAAAGAGGTCGATGGAAACACAATGTTTACCTTAATCAGAGCGAGCGGGATGCCAGTGACTGTGGAAGAATCCATGAACTTCTTTAGATCCTGGTTTAAGAACTCAAACACAAGGTAGAGCTTGTTCTCCGTGTGGATGACATCATGCAACCTTAAAAGCATCAGAagattttaaaactttgtaaaTTAGACGACAACATTGCATGCGACGGTTGGTGCTTACTTGACAATATTTGGGTGACTGAGCTCTTTGAGGAGGGAAATTTCCCGGATGGCAGTGCTTGGAACACCCTCGGTTTCCctggggagaaaaaatatgaatatattcCTTGTTGATCGGTGACATAattttccaccagatggcaGAAGGTGAATAATTAACCTGTATATCCACCTGCAACTGTTCATACAACAGCATAGTCATGGCACGCTGAGTAAATTCTAAACTGAGTTAAGATTAGGATTTCAGTGTAGGGTTTAAAATTTCCGTGACATTATTGCTCATGTCAAATATGTGCGGTGGTccaaaaaagtttgaaaacacTGCAGTGGAGGGTGCAGTGTTTCCAATTCTCAAAGTGCGGTACTCAGGCTCACTCTAGTGGTACTTGCAAAAAATCACTGCCTAAGTACAGTCAAGTTATATTTAACTTAATAATGCAATTAAGGCACATGTCCAAACTACGCATAATCTTACAATGACTTATTATTGTATCATTTTATGCACACTTAGACCCACTACGCTACTGTATTTTAAAGTGGATCCTTATATGGTTCTTTCAGggtccattgttttttttccttttagtgGTACTTTTGAAAGTTTGAGAACGACCAGTTTGTGACAAGAACAACAAGCACCACTGGCTCCAAAGTCCAGCCTTTCTTTAGACGTCATCTTACGATTCTTTTGTTTCAGTATAATCCAAAAATagtattttgacttttatacAGCGCTGCATATACAAAAAGGATAGTCTTGAATTTAGTGTTACATTGACAGTAAAAAGCTTTGAAGTATTGGTCAGGATTTCTCCCGGTGCTCGCACACTCCAGCACCGCATGGAGACTTTGGCCCCATATCATGAACACAAAGCGGGGTTCATTGAGCAACACAAAGCGGGCTGTTGACCACACAACCCTCCCAGTTGACTTACGTGTCCAGCCTGATCTTCTTGAGCGCGACCGTTTCTCCCGTGTTCTTGTTCTTGGCTTTGTACACCACTCCATAAGTTCCCTCTCCTATCTTTTCGACCTTCTGAAAGGAATCCATCTGCCGAGGCTCGGCTGGTGTTCGACGGGAATGTCACGGCTTAAGACAGCTAAAAGCTCAGTCGCGTCTTTTGTGTCCAGCGCGCGGACATTCATCCAACCAACTGCTACTATAGTTCAAAACTCGCCCGCGTGTTGCGCACACATACGCACGGCCACCGGAGTAACGAGATCCACCGATCGTTAAAATAGTCACCCGGTGACAAAGAAACTGCTTGGTTAACGAGTTTATTAGACCCTACGGTGTAAACTAAACGAAAATACCCCGTGTGGCAATGTTTGCCGtccaaatgcaaaacatttcagaACCAACACAGCTACGTTTCCCGCGTTGCCACACTGAGCGCgcgttttattttctccaatgTACCGATTGTCGCGAGGGCGGTGTTACTGGAAATTGTTACCGCGTCTTCGTCGACGCTCTTTGTGTAAACTATTAGAATGAATTTGTAAATAGTTTAAGTGCATTTTTAACAGGTTAGTCTAATTTCCATAATTTGGCTTTTGAGTTTAGATAACTGACTGGTCGCGATAAACGAACAAAACACTGGCCAGTTACTGGCGCGTAAGTAAATGAAACGTCTACCAGTCACACAAGTCACGTGACGTAGTGACGTTTTACGTAATCTGTGCCGCCCCTCTGGTCTGTTTGGTACACACTGCGCTACCagcagaatgaatgaatgaatgaatgaatgaatgaatgaatgaatgaatgaatgaacgaatgaacgaattaattaattaattattactTGATTAATTAAaactgagtgagtgagtgagtgagtgagtgaatgaatgaatgaatgaatgaatgaatgaatgaatgaaggaatgaatgaatgaatgaatgaatgaatgaatgaatgaataaataaatagacacCAACTAGATCTATTATTTGTCCTCAAAATTTTTATTCTCAAAGTTTATTCTCATTGCTGCTTGACACAAAGACAGCAACATATTACAGTGGCCTAAGATAATATACTTTTTAGGAATtaaacaatttctttttttttttaattcaaattcaGGCTCACTATGTTACTGTACTTTTATGATGATCCTTACTGTGGATTCTTAGAGGTACATATTTTAGGTGATGTTTGCTGATTAAAGTACAATGCCATATTAGTATTAttaattcatatttaaaatcaatttcaattattattttaaatccagAGGAGCGAATGTTAGTGGTATCTGCAGTCAGGTGCTCTGTGGGAAGAATTTGGCCTAACTGCTTGTTTAGCACATGAGAGGTCACATGTAGTGCAGCCTCGCAGTCTGGCTGGCATGAGACTCTTGGGAGCAAGTAGCTGTGAGGAACCACCAATCAGGAATTATCATCatgaaatagaaaatatgATAATTCTACTCTCACTTCGTGAAGAACATTGCTGTAATATGTAAAGAGCTTCTTCTTTAATGGAGGACACATTGATTGAAATATCagtgttcttttatttttcagaacAACGATGGTTTACTTtttagatcaggggatgttgagaataattgtcacgACTTGTCTGTAATTAAGGgctgtataaataaacttgacttaaCTTCACTATTGTCCTTCCAGCATTAATGAATACTTGTCTTATGAATGAAACTACatccaaaagaagaaaaaatccgACTAAATGGAGCTCGAGTGTGCGTGCGCTCTTGGTGACGGAATGTAAGAGTTGCCTGAGGAGGACAACCACGGTTGTGAGAGGTTGGCAATAAATGGACTCTATTGATTTGCCATTTGCCCTTTTGTCTTGTGACACCCATGCACCCCATAACTGAAAAGTCATACGTCACACACGGGCATAAGATCTTCATGTGTAATgtgcacaaaatgatttttcagGATCAGTTAAAACAGTGGTTCTAATCTGCTGTCATAAGTGGGCACATATTTTTGTTAAGTCATGAACAATTTACTGTACAAAAATGTCTGTACATTGTGTACCCCCAGTACTGTAAATAAAGCATTCTGATTAGTATCCAATTTGGGGAATATGATATTTATCCATCTCGAGGTGGCGCTAATTTTGCCATTTGCTGTCGACTAAAAATTACATCACAGTGTCAAAGGGCTCAGGTAAGGACCAATCACGACTCACCtgttttctgggtttggtcaCGTGACGTTCACAAGCTGAGCCCTTAGGCACATCGGGTACATATTGGGACCGAAATCCAGCCCGGGAATATTTATTAACGATAGGTGggtaaagaaaataaattctgcACTTGAAATGTGCCAAATCTACCTGTTCTGACCAAACCCAGATTGATACATAACAGCAAAGTACATATCTGTGAGAATTATAGTAACATGTTAAACTGAGGATTAcctgaaattattattattaataataatataataattagtagtagtagtcaTTCGAAAAAACGCCCAAATGAATATATGACTGAATTAGTGTCAGGGCAAAAGTTTTACAAAAGAGGGGCGGCGCCTGGGTACAGACCAGCAGTGATGTAAGAATGTCTATGATAATTCCGGTCCAGGAGCTCCTTAAAGAGAGTGAGAGGACTCCTCCAAAGTCTCTGTGAACATTGTGTTTGCGTCAGGAGCAGTTGCTGAGGTCCGGGGTTCTGGGACGAGACGCACAACCGAGGACAAGATGAAGACTCTGGTGCTACTGCTGCTGATGGCTCTGGCCTTGACATCTACCACTGCACAGAGTAAGTCAGATCATTAATTTGGTCAATTTTCTACTTTTATAGTTTTTGCTTTGGTAAACTAATGATGTCATCGATTAGTCAaggcaattttatttataaagcacATTTCATCCTCGAGGCCACTGGTCCTATTAGGTTGATGTagttctgaaaaaaaataaacaagcaagTGTTGTGAATGACCATGACTAATATGACACACGTAAGACTTCTCATTGATTACAAGCATGCCCGTTTATTACATGTGTTTGGACAACTTATTAAGGGGAACATTTCATGCCTTGTGTCACACTGGCGCAatgatttaatgttttttttttcaggtgcaAGAAAATAGTCATattaaaatggggaaaaaatagaaaagggGTACAGTATTTAAATAATGAAGTGCTGAATTAGGCACACAATTTAACCATATTTTTTACTTGGAATAATTGGAATAAATAACTtagaaataatattaatatttaatgctagtcttgtttttaaataagtgTACGTATACAAATGCAATAAATTGAACTAGTAATTGAAAAACCAAAACTGTATTCACGGTTATGTTTCCATTCATtgtgtaaaaataacattagTACACTGATTATCTGGATGTCCATCAACCACATTTTGTCAAAGTgtaaaccaaaaaaacacacacacatacatgcacatgCGCAcgtacacactcacacacagagAAAAGGAAGGGTGTGGGATCTCATTCCTGCAGGGAAGCttacaaatgttgcagctCAGCTGATGGTCACATGAAAAGGCTTGAGGGGGATTGCAGGTCGTATGATTCGCCGAGCCTCAACCCCCCACCGCTCTCCTCAACTCAAAAATCATTGACCTCAATACTTGTAGGTGTATGGGTTCAAATAATCAATTAGGTTGAATACATCGTTCTAATATCTACTTTGAAAATATGCCGTTATTTACACAGTTTTATACTCaatgcttttcatttcaacagTATCAACGATTACTTTGcggtattttaaaatgttaattgaAGTCAACGTTCTTCCTTCCAGGGCCTCGAAGTCAGTTCACCCGTTACCGCTCATGGAACTCCCGCATGTACCCCGTGTGGAAGGACGGAGACCCAAGATTCAGAAATTGTTGGTCTGGTGAGGATGATCATTTGCTTCTGAGAAGACCACCAGTTTGAGATCATAAAGGTtgtaaagtgattttttttgtcttcatcttcttcaggTGGCCCAGTCGCATTTGAGCTGAAGAACGACGCACCCACGCTGCTTGGAGCTAAATCAACCTTTAATATTAATCTGGTTTTCCCTGAAAACCAAACAGTGCTCGCCGATGGGCAGGTGGTGTGGGCGCGTAACTGTACCGTCGATGGTAAGTCCATTCGTCGTAAGATCCTGAAGTCAACCTGTTTCTTCTGCCCCTCCTGCACAGCCAAATGTGGTAACCGAGGGAAACCTATTTGCAGGTCAACAATATCAGGCCGGCCAGGCGGTATATCCAGACCAAAGCAATGAGTTGACTGGTGTTTTCCCTGATGGCACGCCTTTCACCAGGATCCGGGACAGGCAGCCGCCCCGTTACGTCTATGTTTGGAAGACATGGGGTAAGACTATTGCTACAAAAATATCAAaccataatttaaaaaaataaataaaagaccaAATAACTATACAAGAGATATTTGGGTAGTCAACTGATTACATTTGGTTAAGGAGTCTGTGTAGCTACTTTCTGAAGAGTACGTTCTAGGCAATAGTTCCTAATAATGATCACACGTGTTTCAGGAAAGTACTGGCAGGTGGCAGATGGACCCTCGTCTTCGCTCACCATCTCAACAAATGATGCCTCCCTGGGCTCCTACAGCATGGAAGTTATCATCTATCACTGCCGTGGAAAAAACAAGTTCATCCCCCTTGGCTACGCCTCCACGCTCTTCACCATCACTGGTGACCCATCAAATTATGTGGAACCTTTTATATTATCTTAAATATCATAATGACATTTGTATTATATCTCTGCATCATCAGATCAAGTTCCCTTCACCGTATCTCTGGCTCAAGTCAATGACATAAACCAAGATGACTCCAACTTCATCCAGAACCGAGCCATTGCTTTCAATGTCGACCTTCACGATCCCAGCCAATACTTGAGCAGCGCTGATATCAGCTTCAGTTGGGATTTCGGCGACAGCACCGGAACTCTGATCTCCAGGGAGCGCAGtgtcacgcacacatacatgtCAGTGGGGACCTTCAAACCACAAGTGGTCTTGATGGCGAGCATCCCCAATGGTTGTTTAACCCCAACTGCTGGTAAGATTTTAAATGTGGAAATGTCACGAAGGTTGGTCATATGGTACATGAGCAATATGATGGGTTTTATGGCACCCTCAATTACACTGTCGGCACATTAAAATTTATGTCTaggcaataaaaaataatggccgtgctacatatatatatatatatatatatatatatatatatatatatatatatatatatatatatatatatatatacatatgtatatacgtatgtgtATGTATTCTGCACTTTTTTGAAGTATTTCTTTTCTATTTATAAtgtaaagaaatgaaaagcatTTGGCCATaaaattaggtacacctgcacgaGACAACAATACAAGAGCTGTATCAGAAAAGTATAGTGCTATGAATATAACTAGTGATAATAGTGATAACTTTTAATTGAGGCtattaatgtaatttaacaatattgttgtgtttttagttTGCACTGCATCATAGTGAAGGCTCTTTCTATGTCATATGATACAGCTCCAGTCGTGACTCCAGCAGCCGACCCAGCAGCTGACCCAGCAGCCGACCCAGCAGCCGACCCTGCAGCGGCAGCGGTCCCCGCCCCTGACACTGACCCAGCAGCAGCGGTTGATGAGCCAGTCCCTGACGCCACTCCAGTCGAGGCCTCCGTGCAGCCGGCCGAAGCCGCCGACGCAGAGGTCGCAATTGACGAAGGAGCCGAGGAAATTGAGACTGTCTCAGCAGCACCCGCACCGATCGACACTGCGGCCGTTGCTCCGGCAGAACAAGACCCAGCCGCCACTGCCGCTCCCGGCGCAGAGGTTGACGCTGCTGCAGAAGATGTAGCTGCAGCTGAAGACACAACAGAGGTTGAAACTGCCGTTGTGGATGAAACTGCCGTTGTGGATGAAGCTGCGGAGGATGAAGCTGCGGAGGATGTGGCTGTGGTTGCCGCTGTGGCGACAGTCGCCCCTGAAGTTACCATAGCGGCGGAAGACAACGCTGTGGtggctggtgctgctgctgaagaCACTGCAGAGGTGGTTCAGGCTGAAACAGAAGCCGCCATTGCTAATGTCGTCGTCCCCGCAGCCACTGAGAGCACCACTGTAGAAGAAGCAGAGGCAGCTGATGCTGAGGCAGAAATGAGTGAGACTGACAACGATGTTGCTGTTGCCACGGCAGCTCCAGAAGGTGTgttaaaaaacgtttttttgttttttgaggtATTTGAGTGGGGCACCAGCATTCAGACTACAAACAATGCAAATTCTCCACTGCGCAACTTTGATTTCAGCGGCCGATGAAGAGGTTCTAACCGAAGGAGAAGTCCAAACTGAAGTCGAAGTAGATACAGCACAAGTTGCCCTTGTTGTGGTCAAAAGACAAGCGCCAGAAGTTTCCGCCGACTGCATGGTCTACCGTTACGGCTCCCTTATCACTTCTGTTGATGTCGTCCGTAAGTCATAAAACAAGAATTCTAAGCTCAATAGAAACAATATCGGCTTATAATGCTCTCTTAATTTTGTTCATGCAGAGGGAATTGAAAGTGTCGAGATTGTACAGATGTCCAATGTTGTGTCACTGGTCACTGAACTAGCTCAGAATGCTGTGGATGTCACAATTAGCTGTCAAGGAAGGTGAGGGATTAATTTGCATTCAAAATCAGTGATGTCACATTTTCAGACAAATGTACTGAAAATTCTGGAATATGTGCAtctcaaaatgctttttgttgaTATTTTCTGATCTTTGCCCTAGTTTACCAAGTGAGGTCTGCACAGTCATTTCCGATGCTGACTGCATCACACCAATGGAAACGGTCTGCGGTGCAGCCACGCCCTCTCCTGACTGCCAAATGGTCCTTCGCCAGTTCTTCAATGACTCAGGCGTTTTCTGTCTCAATGTCTCCTTGACCAACGATGTCAGTCTTGCCATGGCGAGTGCCCGTGTCAGCGtggcagtaggtgggggaaTGAAACACACATTAAAGTCACTCACTGATTGAATTGTTTACTCATTTGTGTAATTTGCTTCCCATCATAGCCTCTGGTGGTTCTCCAGCTGGAACTGCCGCCATAATTTTGGGTGTGATGGTTCTTGCCTGCGTGGTGTGCTGTGTCGGGTTGATGTATAGGTGAGCTACCACATTTTGgggcattaaaataaattcaaatatatataagcagacacaaaaaaaatcctaaaaatatattaactTTGATCATATACTGTATGGGCTCATGGGTTCATATAGTGGTTCATATTGTGAACCTTATTGCAGCTGCACGATAATGCCCAGCAACTGCGGGCCTTCTGCCAACCTTAAACAAGATAAGtagttatttatttcatcGGGTCATAAACAACACCATTGGGAGAGCAGTGGTTCACGCAGCTCAATTTCCACTCAATCACTTCTTCACGTTTGCTCCAGAATCGACAGGTAATTTGTTGTAGGTGTAATCAAGTAAAAAGTTTgacttttcattaaaaaaacaacagagggGGATCCATGCGGGACTTTAAAGCAGCATTCTCATCTATAAGGTGAAATCTCATTCCCTCTCATCTTTAAATGACTTCAAGCAGGCGCTTCAAGCAGTACCAGCCCCTGAGCGAAGACAACAATGGCGGCCGCTCTGCAGTAACGTCAGCGCCTTTGCTGCTGTGGAACTTGCTGATGCGACAGTCGCCCGGAGAGAGCCGCCCACTGCTTCAGGGGAGGATTGTGTAAATGTCAACACCACAATGCACAAAATGTCTGATTACCATATTTACCTATATACTCTGTGATCATCttgaaataaacaagaaaGCCAACCCCATTATgaagatgggaaaaaaacctCAGCAATTTTGGTGTCTGtgatatttattttggctTACAATATTTATAAACACTGACCATGATTTTTGGCCTTATTGTATATATCGCCTAAATTGAAAAATCAAGATTTACTAAATTGTCCACATGTAATCAGTTCTTACATATCACAGAGCACTGGTGTTGTAATGTGAATAAAATGGAACTTTATCACAttaacatgtttgtttgtctattgagtctttcataaatatttttttttctccatgtaAGGTGACCTTTagtgtcaaataaaatatattattagtattattatttttattattagattTACTCATTATTGACTCTGATgatcaacaaaatatttcttattAAGTCTTTGTGCATCCGGACACCAATTGTCCCATGGACAGTCCTCAGTCCTGTGGTTGAAGACCACTGCTTACTCCAGAAAAGAACTCGATAAAATATGTGCATACCTTGGGATGCATGTGTCAGGCAGCATGTTACTAACATGTTTGTCACATGACTTATTGTGACCCTGGAAGAAATGCTGACGTCAGTGtaggaaaaacatttcattaagGAGGCCAAATGAATGGAACAAATATGGTTAATAAATGACATTGAGAGCAAACTGCATGAGTCAGTTTGCTAATAAAGAAGCTTGCGCTTTGTCCTCATGTCTGATTTGAAGATAATTGGGAAGCATCAGGAGGCACCTTGTCCAAGCTACACAATGGCCTCCCTCGTTGCCGTACCTTACAACCGCCCCACCCCCCAAATGGTCTATGTCTTCCAGCACAGCATTACTCTGATTGCTAAACACAGCAGCCATTGATCAACTGATGGCCTCTTGCTTTCCATTTTGAACTACAGAAGCACCCGACCAAACGACCACCCTGCTTTGGGAATCATTTTCCACAGCTCAGACTACAACATCAGGTTGGTCAATTTGAAGTCATACGCATCATACCAAGATGATTCAATCAATGTCAGAGAGGTACAGCACCATGATTTGTCCGCCATGTCTACCAAGGCCAGATTGACAAATTAGATCTTATCTCAAAGCAGTTATCAAATTTAAAGCTCCGTGCATTTACCATATAAGATCCATACATGTTTCTTTATGTTATTTTACCCACTGAGCCAAAACCCTTTTTATGTCCCCGAGTTGATGATATCTCGATACCCATTAAGATATGAaacctgacacacacacacacacacatacacacacacacacacacacacacacacacacacacacacacacacacgcacacacacatacacacatggaAACAGAGATTGTAGCTCGATCCTGTCGATGATTGGATTTATGGTTCCTCTGGGGTTTCTCTGAGAAACAGAAGGCTCAATCCCTAATGGGAACATCTGGCAAGGGGTTGTGTTACTAGTACAGCTGAGatccccccctaaaaaaatcatcaagtgTGATGCTTTTGAATGAGTATTAGCTCCTGATGCACCAAAGTGTGATACCACACGTATGCACGTTGGAAATTGATGTtttaagaagatgaagaagaagaacaagaagGACATAAGAAGAGAAAGTCAATCGCCATGAG
Encoded proteins:
- the pmela gene encoding premelanosome protein a isoform X2, with protein sequence MKTLVLLLLMALALTSTTAQRPRSQFTRYRSWNSRMYPVWKDGDPRFRNCWSGGPVAFELKNDAPTLLGAKSTFNINLVFPENQTVLADGQVVWARNCTVDGQQYQAGQAVYPDQSNELTGVFPDGTPFTRIRDRQPPRYVYVWKTWGKYWQVADGPSSSLTISTNDASLGSYSMEVIIYHCRGKNKFIPLGYASTLFTITDQVPFTVSLAQVNDINQDDSNFIQNRAIAFNVDLHDPSQYLSSADISFSWDFGDSTGTLISRERSVTHTYMSVGTFKPQVVLMASIPNGCLTPTAAPVVTPAADPAADPAADPAADPAAAAVPAPDTDPAAAVDEPVPDATPVEASVQPAEAADAEVAIDEGAEEIETVSAAPAPIDTAAVAPAEQDPAATAAPGAEVDAAAEDVAAAEDTTEVETAVVDETAVVDEAAEDEAAEDVAVVAAVATVAPEVTIAAEDNAVVAGAAAEDTAEVVQAETEAAIANVVVPAATESTTVEEAEAADAEAEMSETDNDVAVATAAPEAADEEVLTEGEVQTEVEVDTAQVALVVVKRQAPEVSADCMVYRYGSLITSVDVVQGIESVEIVQMSNVVSLVTELAQNAVDVTISCQGSLPSEVCTVISDADCITPMETVCGAATPSPDCQMVLRQFFNDSGVFCLNVSLTNDVSLAMASARVSVAVASGGSPAGTAAIILGVMVLACVVCCVGLMYRRFKQYQPLSEDNNGGRSAVTSAPLLLWNLLMRQSPGESRPLLQGRIV
- the cdk2 gene encoding cyclin-dependent kinase 2 — encoded protein: MDSFQKVEKIGEGTYGVVYKAKNKNTGETVALKKIRLDTETEGVPSTAIREISLLKELSHPNIVKLHDVIHTENKLYLVFEFLNQDLKKFMDSSTVTGIPLALIKSYLFQLLQGLAFCHSHRVLHRDLKPQNLLINAQGEIKLADFGLARAFGVPVRTYTHEVVTLWYRAPEILLGCKFYSTAVDIWSLGCIFAEMITRRALFPGDSEIDQLFRIFRTLGTPDEATWPGVTSMPDYKPSFPNWARQDLSKVVPLLDEDGRDLLREMLHYDPNKRLSAKNALVHRFFRDVTMPLPHLRL
- the pmela gene encoding premelanosome protein a isoform X1 encodes the protein MKTLVLLLLMALALTSTTAQRPRSQFTRYRSWNSRMYPVWKDGDPRFRNCWSGGPVAFELKNDAPTLLGAKSTFNINLVFPENQTVLADGQVVWARNCTVDGQQYQAGQAVYPDQSNELTGVFPDGTPFTRIRDRQPPRYVYVWKTWGKYWQVADGPSSSLTISTNDASLGSYSMEVIIYHCRGKNKFIPLGYASTLFTITDQVPFTVSLAQVNDINQDDSNFIQNRAIAFNVDLHDPSQYLSSADISFSWDFGDSTGTLISRERSVTHTYMSVGTFKPQVVLMASIPNGCLTPTAAPVVTPAADPAADPAADPAADPAAAAVPAPDTDPAAAVDEPVPDATPVEASVQPAEAADAEVAIDEGAEEIETVSAAPAPIDTAAVAPAEQDPAATAAPGAEVDAAAEDVAAAEDTTEVETAVVDETAVVDEAAEDEAAEDVAVVAAVATVAPEVTIAAEDNAVVAGAAAEDTAEVVQAETEAAIANVVVPAATESTTVEEAEAADAEAEMSETDNDVAVATAAPEAADEEVLTEGEVQTEVEVDTAQVALVVVKRQAPEVSADCMVYRYGSLITSVDVVQGIESVEIVQMSNVVSLVTELAQNAVDVTISCQGSLPSEVCTVISDADCITPMETVCGAATPSPDCQMVLRQFFNDSGVFCLNVSLTNDVSLAMASARVSVAVASGGSPAGTAAIILGVMVLACVVCCVGLMYSRRFKQYQPLSEDNNGGRSAVTSAPLLLWNLLMRQSPGESRPLLQGRIV